The following are from one region of the Silene latifolia isolate original U9 population chromosome 9, ASM4854445v1, whole genome shotgun sequence genome:
- the LOC141600119 gene encoding putative DNA (cytosine-5)-methyltransferase CMT1, whose amino-acid sequence MKYLVPYSTFIVPTHEAVPVQGDSHSSLSSEMDEMKAGNDEVSQVDEVPRTEMRLLDLYSGCGAMSTGLCLGANMQGINLVTKWAVDINKYACESLKLNHPETKVRNETVDDFLTLLKEWKRLCASYLLIESGDTHEIVDALKVEDGEDVAEDESEEAEDLDNEEVYEVKQIVGICYGDPKGNNKASLYLKVHWKGYGPDYDTWEPFDGLGYGT is encoded by the exons ATGAAATACTTGGTGCCGTACTCTACTTTCATTGTCCCAACACATG AAGCTGTTCCGGTGCAAGGCGATTCACATTCTTCTTTATCTAGTGAAATGGATGAGATGAAAGCCGGAAATGATGAAGTGAGTCAAGTAGACGAGGTACCACGTACTGAGATGCGGCTGTTAGACCTCTACTCAGGTTGTGGTGCAATGTCAACGGGGTTGTGCTTGGGTGCTAACATGCAAGGCATCAACCTTGTCACC AAATGGGCAGTGGACATCAACAAGTATGCTTGTGAGAGTCTTAAACTCAATCATCCAGAGACTAAG GTAAGGAATGAAACAGTCGATGACTTTTTGACTCTACTCAAAGAGTGGAAGAGGTTATGTGCAAGCTACTTGTTGATTGAGAGTGGTGATACTCACGAAATAGTTGATGCTCTGAAAGTTGAGGATGGTGAAGATGTTGCGGAAGACGAATCTGAAGAAGCAGAAGATTTAGACAATGAAGAAGTGTATGAAGTGAAGCAAATCGTTGGCATTTGTTACGGTGACCCCAAGGGTAATAATAAGGCCAGCCTATATTTGAAG GTGCACTGGAAGGGTTATGGTCCTGATTATGATACTTGGGAACCTTTTGACGGGCTAGGGTATGGAACCTGA